In one window of Erythrolamprus reginae isolate rEryReg1 chromosome 1, rEryReg1.hap1, whole genome shotgun sequence DNA:
- the GDF1 gene encoding embryonic growth/differentiation factor 1, translated as MGTLGLGILVGLGVLLWIFPGVGSALHPQETVLLRSLGLKTRPSPRSPAPVPPWLWKMFQKRSEASSRESRDPCWVEEFQVPGNVIRVFPDQGHFIHQEEPRSWICLQKRLYFNFAALEEGEELTLAQLEIQFSHNQYQGSNSVHPFELSLYRAPQISLHGMPTHTYSRQLLVERSFVHLQKSFAFNLTEVAKEWQTPSKNLGLLLEISLPASPERSLCSKLDTILSTSLLVVSLTPGQCKSTRKRRSAYYMPVSASNICKPRRLYISFNEVGWENWIIAPQGYLANYCLGECPFPLTEELNSTNHAILQTIVHSLDPTGTPQPCCVPVRLSPISVLYYDNNDNVVLRHYEDMVVDECGCR; from the exons atgGGGACTCTGGGCCTGGGAATCCTGGTGGGGCTCGGGGTGCTGCTCTGGATCTTCCCAGGCGTCGGGTCGGCCTTGCACCCTCAGGAAACGGTGCTCTTGAGATCTCTGGGCCTGAAAACCAGGCCCAGCCCCAGATCGCCCGCGCCGGTGCCGCCCTGGCTTTGGAAGATGTTCCAGAAAAGAAGCGAAGCGTCGTCCAGGGAATCCAGGGACCCGTGTTGGGTGGAGGAATTTCAAGTCCCCGGAAACGTCATTCGGGTATTCCCCGACCAAG GACACTTTATCCACCAAGAAGAACCCCGGAGTTGGATATGTCTACAAAAACGGCTATATTTTAATTTCGCCGCactggaggaaggagaagagttgACCCTGGCCCAGCTGGAGATCCAGTTCAGCCACAACCAATACCAGGGTTCCAATTCGGTTCACCCCTTTGAGTTAAGCCTGTATCGGGCTCCCCAGATCAGCCTGCATGGGATGCCAACCCATACTTACAGTCGCCAACTCTTGGTGGAGCGATCCTTCGTccacttgcaaaagtcctttgCCTTCAACCTGACGGAGGTGGCGAAGGAGTGGCAGACTCCCTCCAAGAACTTGGGCTTGCTCCTTGAAATCAGCCTCCCGGCGTCACCAGAGCGCAGCTTATGTTCCAAGCTTGATACCATACTCAGCACCTCCCTGTTGGTGGTTTCCCTCACTCCTGGGCAGTGCAAAAGCACCAGGAAAAGGCGTAGCGCTTACTACATGCCAGTCTCTGCCAGCAACATTTGCAAACCCCGCCGGTTGTACATCAGCTTTAACGAAGTCGGTTGGGAGAATTGGATCATTGCTCCACAGGGTTACCTGGCCAACTACTGTCTCGGCGAATGCCCCTTTCCCCTGACCGAGGAACTCAACAGTACCAACCATGCCATCTTGCAAACCATTGTGCATTCCCTTGACCCCACTGGGACCCCTCAGCCTTGCTGCGTCCCCGTCCGCCTTTCCCCCATCTCCGTCCTGTACTACGACAACAATGATAATGTCGTGTTGAGACATTATGAGGATATGGTGGTGGACGAATGCGGCTGTCGATGA